CTGGTTTattcatgtatttatttattcaggTAGGGGAAGCACCTTATTCCCATTCCTTGGTAGTAGCCCCAGGGCACCAGCGGTGCCACCCCTCCCACCGCCGCCCTCCCCGCGTTGTTCCCCACCTCAGGCAAACGCAGTCCTtgcgccgggggccgggggaGAAGATGCCTTTCCACGTGTGCGGGGGACCCAGAACCGGACACAGAGAGGAAGCCGAGCATGTTCAGGCGCCCCCAGACCCGCTGCCCTCACGCGTGTTGATGGCGCGCTGGcactgcggggctggcaggagtTGAGCTCCCCACATGCCCCCGGGGCTCTTTTCCCTTTAGAAGTCTCCTGCTCGGCACAcgacgccggggaagcggctGGAGAGGCGGAGCAGAGCCGGCCGGGCCGCTGCGGGGTGAGCGGCGCTCCGCGGAGCCCCCGCCGCCCGGGCAGCCCGCTCCGCCCGGCCGCCATCGCTTAAATGGCATTTATTTGGAAACGGCGGGCACACGGGCGGAGGAGGAGCGGCGGCGCTGCTGTCCCTGCCGCCGGGGCTCGCTACCCTCCGTGCTGCTCCTCCGGCAGGCTCCTCCAGGGGAGAGCCGCCCGCCGCTCCCCTGCGCCGGCCGCGCCGGCCCTACACGATGCCCTCGCTGCGTTTGCTCCTCCACACCACGAGCGCTGTCATCAGCAGGGTGACCAGCACGGGCAGCACGATGAAGGGACACAGCACGCCGTTCGGGGGGTCGTGCAGCGCCCGGCCCGACGGGGAGCAGTTCCTGAAGTATTGCTTGTGCACGGCCACGAAGAACTCGTCCACCAGCCGGTTGGGCCAGTAGCAGTCGAGCTTCTGGGCGATCAGCACCGTGCAGTTGGTGAGCTCCCCGTAGGTGCTGCAAAACACAGGGACAGCGGCTGGCACCGCGCTGGCACCGCGCTGGCACCGCCACCAGCGCCCGCCACGGCCGCGCCGCCTTCCCCCCGCGCAGCATGAAGTACTGTATCCATTATGTACAGCGCACACAAAACATGTACTACATAatttataataaatattatatagtatcatgtatatattatatacacCATGTCACATGTTTACATGTTtacataatatatattaaatatcaTGTCATTAATATATCCCTCCCTGTACAATACATTACATTCTGTTACACAGGCGTGTACTTGAGGTTGTACTACAGACACGTGTGCTTACATTTTTGAGCTATTCTTTGAGTTTGCAGCTCAATATTCCTAGCCCTATAAAAATACATAGCGGGTCTTTGAAAATTTACATAACCTATAAAAACATATGGGGTTTTGAGTTCACAGCTAAAGAGTTAAAAGGGTATTATAAATTCCCACCAGGTTTTGCCACTTGGATGGCAACTTTCAAGTGCGCACTCACAGCCAAAAGCAGTTTTCATTTATGGAATTacgtggtggtggtggtggtttaatttacagaaggaaattaaaacagaaatagtATTTACAGAATACCAAGAAGCAAGTTTGGAGGTTTTTAGTTTGGTTTGCATTACTTTTTGCAGAATTTCCCTGGCTGAACTGGTGCTATTAGAACATACAGGGCAGACCCACATTTAAAGCTGGAAACCCATCCCAACTCGGCCTTCAGAGCACCATCCCCCAGCTTGTGTGAGTTTAGTCCAAagaggaacaaaacaaaaaaaaaaatacattgaatCTACCTTAAAATCTCCTTTAATTTGCCTAAAACTGAGGAGGCTGCAAAGAAACCAGTTGGGCAGGCCCACCCCTCTAGGACCAGCAAAtccatatttccattttttttttaaaaatacctggaaaagcaggagcagccctgagCCAGAGCCACTGTCCCTGTGACAGGCCATCCCACCGTCCTCTGGAATGACAGCTAAACTGCCCCTGCTTTCAAGATGACAGCTAAGCCCTCCCTGCTTTAAAACTGGCCATGCATAAAAACAAAGATACCATTTCCCCCGCCATCCCAATTAGTCACGTCTAATCCTagagaagcaaagcaaagcaaaccccGGCTCTCCAATTAAAAACCTGCCTGggggaagaaatattttacaagcagtctcccagcccctctccacaaccccagcacagctcctcagctggggTTTGAGGTTTTGGGGcaggctgtgcccacacagCCAGAGATTTAATTAACAGGGCCTGCAGCTGCTAAAAGCAGCTTCTGCTCGGCATCCCAGTGTGCAAAATTACCATTTCCCGTTCATCGGCATCCTTAGGAGATCTCGGGAGCTGCAGCATCTTCAGGAACCAGAGGGAAAGTGTTAACAGGCGaataaaagctatttttaaagcTGAAGGGCCATAGTGCAGCTGGCTTAGcccttccctggctccagctgcACTTCCATGGGGATAAATCACTGCTCCCATCACTGCATGGGAAGACATGCAAGGAACcaaagcagcagtgccagcaaaTGAGAAGATGAACTGTCACTGCCCTTTCCAGCCAAATTCCAGCTCTCGGCCACCTCTGGACGGGAGGAGGGACCCgaggagaggagctgggcagccacagccccacaagcactggtggggggacagggaggtgactgTGGGGCTGTGACTGGAGGGAGGTCCCTCCACCTCAGTGGGGTGGCTTAACACACCCGAAATCTCTCGTCCCTttcatttttgctgttttcattgAAGTCCCCCTGCTCCAAATGGCAtgctcagcaggagcagggcactCTCACCCCAGAGGCCAGTGGGGAGTGAGTGGGAGGGTACCAGAGGGAAAATGAACTCTTTTCAGGAACAGGTCCAAGTGCAGAAGTGCCACTGAGGGCTGCTGAGCTCTTGCCAGGGGAGAGCAAGGCTGGGTGCTGTTCAGGAGCTGATTTCTGCCCTTGGCTTACACAGAGCACACCTGACCATCCCACTTCTATCCATGAACAGCTAAAAGCCAAGCTGAGCTCTCAGCTACGGCCAAGTGctctcatttcttccactgcatCTCACAGACCCCCAAGTGTCCCTGTGAGACTCCATCATCTCCTGTCCATCCCAAATGCACCAGTCACAGGGCACTGGGCACCTTCTCCTGCTACAGCAGGATGCCAACAGGATCCACTGGCTGGGAAGGGATAACCAGGGTTAACCGTCAGATCCAGGCTGCTCGTGCTGCCCTGTCAGCCAGGATCAGGATCCCTCTGGAGAGCAGCCGTGTTGATGCCTGGGCCTGAGTGTGCTCTTCCCTGCCACAGCAATGAGCACGTGTCCCCCTGGCTCTCCAAAACAGCATctgctgctctctctgctcACCAGCAGGGCCACATTACTGGGATAGCTCCATGGCAGCCTGCTCCCACTGGGAATTCAGCCTGGGCTGGTGGTGAAATACCTCGGGGAGGGGGAGGGtttcctgctcagctctgccacCCCGCAGCCCAGCCCCGGAACGCCGTGTTCCCCCCACACCCACCACGCTGAGCAGGGCAAAGCTGAGCCAAGCCCCGCAGGCTGCAAGCATGATCCTGAGGCACAGAGTTCAAACTCTTGGAGAGAGGATGCTCTGCCTAATGGGGGTAAACCAGCTTGAACTTTACCCTGTTTGTGGAAGTTCCCACAGATGGATGGAGAAGGGGGGTCACGATTTGCGCACACGGGTAACAGCAATCCCCTCTCAATAATTATTTCTCTCCTTTTAACAGCTTTGCTTCAATATTGTTTCAATAAACAGGGCAATACATATAACTACTATGCTATGTAGGAAGTAATTGGACACAGCCATACCCAGACCCCACCCCAGGAAACTGAGGAAGCTAGGGGGGTCCTTTCTGCATCTCCTGACTCAACAGGAGGGCCTCCCTAATAAACTTTGTTCCAAGCTTCCATTCCGCCTGTAGCAAGCCTGGAGTCAAGCTTTTGGCTTTCAGACAAGCCCACAGCCTGTTTGCAAGCCTCCACCTCCCAAACATCACCTCCTCCACAAAAATACTAAGCAGCCGCTCTAGGATAGCACTGGGAGGAGGGCAGGTTTTCCCAAACAATCCCACCACTGCCAGGAGACAGACACCTGGCCCTGAAAAGCTTGGCTGTgctttggaatattttttgcCTACCCAATGT
This is a stretch of genomic DNA from Anomalospiza imberbis isolate Cuckoo-Finch-1a 21T00152 chromosome 7, ASM3175350v1, whole genome shotgun sequence. It encodes these proteins:
- the RAMP1 gene encoding receptor activity-modifying protein 1, encoding MALLPRRFLCFVLAQHFIAATACQEADYGWMIRQYCLKDFQDSMEGIGQRLWCDWGETMGTYGELTNCTVLIAQKLDCYWPNRLVDEFFVAVHKQYFRNCSPSGRALHDPPNGVLCPFIVLPVLVTLLMTALVVWRSKRSEGIV